One window of the Eucalyptus grandis isolate ANBG69807.140 chromosome 6, ASM1654582v1, whole genome shotgun sequence genome contains the following:
- the LOC104448349 gene encoding putative multidrug resistance protein, producing MGSKDSMFRYADSFDKLLMLLGTLGSIGDGLQYPLTMYVLSTVINQYGKAGSSISDHTVDKYALRLLYIAILVGLSAFIEGICWTRTAERQTSRMRMAYLKSVLRQEVGFFDTQEAGSSTTYKVVSTISSDANSIQVAICEKIPDCLAYVSNFSFCLLVSFILSWKLALAAIPFSFLFIVPGLVFGKLMMDVGMKMIESYGAAGGIAEQAVSSIRTVYSYVAENQTLDKFSNALQKTMELGFKQGLAKGLMMGSMGIIYVGWAFQTWVGTILVSEKGEKGGTIFVAGICIIMGGICVLSALPNLTSIAEAKTAASRISEMIDRVPTIDTEDKKGKALSYVRGEIIFKDIYFNYPSRPDTPILQGLTFRAPAGKTVGLVGGSGSGKSTVIALLQRSYDPLEGEILLDGHKIKRLQLKWLRSQMGLVNQEPILFATTIKDNILFGKEGASMEEVMTAAKAANAHDFIAKLPEGYETQVGQFGFQLSGGQKQRIAIARALIRDPKILLLDEATSALDAQSERTVQEAIDKASAGRTVIVIAHRLSTIRTANVIVVLQAGRVVESGSHDELIQTNNGKGGEYLRMVELQQMASQNEDFNNFSDQIEGRRHHRVHAAPSPISMRSSAQNSPALNPFSPGLSFSAPFSAPYSVSIYDPDESLEEDSESSYYPPPSQWRLLKMNSPEQGRALLGCLGAIGAGAVQPINAYIVGSVISNYFRPDKSVMKSKSREYSLIFLGLGAFHFLSNVIQHYNFSIMGEKLTKRVRESLLGKLMTFEVGWFDQDENTSAAICARLSTEANMVRSLVGDRMSLLVQAIFGASFAYGLALVLTWRLTLVMLAVQPVVIGSFYARSVMMKSMAAKAQKAQKEGSQLASEAVINHRTITAFSSQKRMLGLFAATLSGPRKESSRHSMYSGLGLFCSQFFNTASSALSFWYGGKLLNQRLLSPEHLFQSYLILVFSAYVIAEAGSMTSDISKGSNSIKSVFMILDGRTEIDPDSPGGVELKRGLKGQVELRNVFFAYPARPDQMIFKGLSLKVRAGKTVALVGQSGSGKSTIIGLIERFYDPMEGSVHIDGQDIRNYNLKNLRSHIALVSQEPTLFAGTIHENIAYGKEDARESEIRKAALLANAHEFISGMKDGYNTYCGERGVQLSGGQKQRIALARAILKNPSILLLDEATSALDSVSESLVQEALEKMMINRTCIVVAHRLSTIQKADSIAVIKNGKVAEQGSHNELISLGRGGAYYSLIKLQSGSSPYR from the exons ATGGGGAGCAAAGATAGCATGTTTAGGTATGCTGATAGCTTCGACAAGTTGTTGATGTTATTGGGAACTTTGGGCAGCATCGGAGATGGATTGCAGTACCCTTTGACTATGTATGTTCTAAGCACAGTAATCAATCAATATGGAAAGGCCGGTTCTTCCATTTCGGACCACACTGTGGACAAG TATGCTCTCAGGTTGCTGTatattgcaattttggttggactttCTGCTTTTATTG AGGGAATTTGCTGGACGAGAACTGCTGAGAGACAGACTTCCCGAATGAGAATGGCATACCTCAAATCAGTTCTCAGACAGGAAGTCGGCTTCTTCGACACTCAAGAAGCTGGTTCTTCGACAACCTATAAAGTTGTCTCTACCATTTCTTCTGATGCCAACTCAATCCAAGTTGCCATCTGTGAGAAG ATACCAGATTGCCTTGCATATGTGTCCAATTTCTCCTTCTGCCTTTTAGTTTCATTCATCCTGTCATGGAAACTTGCATTGGCAGCTATTCCATTCTCCTTCCTATTCATTGTTCCTGGACTAGTATTTGGCAAACTCATGATGGACGTAGGCATGAAGATGATAGAGTCTTATGGAGCTGCTGGTGGGATTGCAGAACAAGCAGTTTCTTCAATAAGGACTGTTTATTCATATGTGGCAGAGAATCAAACACTTGATAAGTTCAGCAATGCACTCCAAAAGACCATGGAACTTGGATTTAAGCAAGGTCTTGCGAAGGGCCTGATGATGGGGAGCATGGGTATAATATATGTCGGTTGGGCATTTCAGACTTGGGTCGGCACTATTTTGGTCagtgaaaaaggagaaaagggcGGTACCATATTCGTAGCTGGAATCTGTATCATCATGGGAGGCAT ATGTGTGTTGAGCGCACTCCCAAACCTAACTTCCATTGCAGAGGCAAAGACTGCCGCTTCAAGAATTTCTGAAATGATCGATCGTGTCCCAACAATAGATACAGAAGACAAGAAGGGAAAGGCCTTATCATATGTGAGAGGAGAAATCATATTCAAAGACATATACTTCAACTACCCATCAAGACCTGATACACCAATACTCCAGGGGCTCACATTCAGGGCTCCAGCAGGGAAGACTGTAGGTCTCGTGGGAGGCAGTGGCTCCGGCAAGTCCACAGTCATTGCCCTGCTTCAGAGATCCTACGACCCGCTCGAAGGAGAAATTCTTCTCGATGGCCACAAAATAAAGAGGCTTCAGTTAAAATGGTTGAGATCACAAATGGGGCTGGTTAACCAGGAACCAATTCTGTTTGCTACAACTATAAAAGACAATATCCTATTTGGGAAGGAAGGAGCTTCAATGGAAGAAGTGATGACAGCAGCTAAGGCCGCAAATGCACATGATTTCATTGCCAAGTTACCAGAAGGGTATGAGACTCAG GTTGGTCAATTTGGCTTTCAGTTGTCTGGTGGTCAAAAGCAGCGAATTGCCATAGCAAGAGCCCTCATCAGAGATCCAAAAATCCTGCTTCTTGATGAAGCCACCAGTGCCCTGGATGCTCAATCTGAAAGGACTGTGCAGGAAGCAATTGATAAGGCTTCTGCAGGGAGGACGGTAATCGTAATTGCTCACCGACTCTCCACAATTCGGACAGCAAATGTTATTGTGGTTCTTCAAGCAGGAAGAGTTGTTGAATCAGGATCTCATGATGAACTCATTCAAACGAACAATGGAAAGGGTGGTGAATACCTTAGGATGGTTGAGCTGCAACAAATGGCTTCTCAAAATGAAGATTTCAACAACTTCAGCGACCAAATTGAGGGAAGAAGGCATCACCGGGTGCACGCTGCACCGAGCCCAATCAGCATGAGATCAAGTGCTCAAAACAGTCCAGCACTGAATCCATTCAGTCCTGGACTTTCTTTTAGTGCACCCTTTAGTGCACCATACTCAGTCTCCATTTATGATCCAGATGAAAGTCTagaagaagattcagaaagctcaTATTATCCCCCTCCTTCCCAGTGGCGTTTGCTAAAAATGAACTCTCCCGAGCAGGGCCGAGCTCTCTTGGGATGCTTGGGTGCCATAGGAGCCGGAGCTGTTCAACCAATAAATGCTTACATTGTTGGCTCCGTCATATCAAATTACTTCCGACCGGACAAGTCTGTGATGAAGTCTAAATCCAGGGAATACTCCCTCATATTTTTAGGGCTTGGTGCATTCCATTTTCTCTCCAACGTCATCCAACACTACAATTTCTCAATTATGGGAGAAAAATTGACCAAGAGGGTACGAGAGAGTTTGCTTGGAAAGCTTATGACTTTCGAGGTTGGGTGGTTTGATCAAGATGAGAATACAAGTGCTGCTATCTGTGCGAGGCTATCCACAGAGGCGAATATGGTCCGTTCACTCGTGGGTGACAGGATGTCCCTGTTAGTTCAAGCAATTTTTGGGGCTTCTTTTGCTTACGGTCTAGCACTTGTGCTCACATGGAGACTAACCCTAGTGATGCTAGCAGTGCAGCCAGTCGTGATTGGGAGTTTCTATGCCAGGAGTGTCATGATGAAAAGCATGGCAGCAAAAGCACAAAAGGCACAAAAAGAAGGAAGCCAGTTAGCCAGTGAAGCCGTCATCAACCACAGAACCATAACTGCCTTCTCTTCCCAAAAAAGAATGCTAGGGCTTTTTGCCGCCACCTTGAGTGGTCCTAGGAAGGAGAGCAGCAGACATTCAATGTATTCAGGCTTGGGCCTGTTTTGCTCACAATTTTTCAACACTGCTTCCTCGGCTTTATCTTTCTGGTATGGTGGGAAGCTCCTAAATCAACGTTTGCTAAGTCCAGAGCACCTCTTTCAATCAtatttaattttggtattttctgCTTATGTTATTGCTGAGGCCGGAAGCATGACCTCCGATATATCCAAAGGAAGCAATTCCATCAAGTCAGTTTTCATGATCCTTGACGGAAGAACTGAGATTGATCCAGACAGCCCAGGGGGAGTAGAATTAAAGAGGGGTCTTAAGGGTCAAGTGGAGTTGAGAAATGTCTTCTTTGCATACCCAGCAAGGCCAGATCAGATGATCTTCAAGGGGTTGAGTTTAAAAGTCCGTGCAGGTAAAACAGTTGCACTTGTTGGGCAGAGTGGCTCTGGCAAATCTACCATAATTGGGCTTATAGAAAGATTCTATGATCCAATGGAAGGATCTGTGCATATAGATGGCCAGGATATAAGGAACTACAACCTGAAAAATTTGAGATCCCACATTGCACTAGTCAGTCAGGAGCCTACCCTTTTTGCTGGAACCATCCATGAAAATATTGCATATGGAAAAGAAGATGCTAGAGAAtcagaaataagaaaagctGCACTTCTTGCCAATGCCCACGAATTCATAAG TGGCATGAAAGATGGGTACAACACATACTGTGGAGAAAGAGGAGTTCAGCTATCAGGAGGCCAAAAACAAAGGATAGCACTAGCTCGGGCTATATTGAAAAATCCATCAATCCTTTTGTTAGATGAGGCTACCAGTGCACTAGACAGTGTATCAGAGAGCTTAGTTCAAGAAGCACTGGAAAAGATGATGATCAATAGGACATGTATAGTTGTTGCTCACAGGCTATCCACTATACAGAAGGCTGACTCAATCGCCGTCATTAAGAATGGAAAAGTTGCAGAACAAGGCTCACATAATGAGCTTATATCCTTGGGACGTGGCGGTGCCTACTACTCTCTGATCAAATTACAGAGCGGCAGCTCCCCCTATCGCTAA
- the LOC104451466 gene encoding protein ACCELERATED CELL DEATH 6-like has translation MDPRLYRYANSGDIHSLKEILDRDPSMLLMHTPQGNTALHVAARSGKTPVLAEIYSRCKSLLMEPNSEGDTPLHVASRAGQLSVAKFLVTEITSVSLSQLDIESGCNCGFEMLRWGNRRNNTALHEAIRNGHSQVVRLLIKADSHLVLYENSSGESPLYLAARGGMKEIVDWILTSCPLSAHGGSNGQTALHAAVSARHPGVVKALLRAKPELIKEADHHGRTPLYYAAFSGCHKLVQQLLELNISSAHLVDRDGLSSLHAAARNGHAKVIKEIIRQCPDAGELVDLEGQNILHVAVLSERANVVRCILETIELEGLINQPDHNGNTPLHLTIMERKSWIAAYLLWDARVDQTARNAKGDSSVATLNWRQLRLPHHWNLGGGFFPCTNEQKDGVCNLEQTYKQNCQTLLMVATLITTVTFAAAFTMPGGYDNNPGPGQGVALLRSSVFLKWFIISDTIAMTCSIQAASLILWGTAFGKRPYVYCYVIAALLTCIALQSTAISFFTGVQAVLPDETYVHTMSNIVATAFYVNTFLFLFRLAQTFYFSHICLPLDSCLRRLKCIFSSRIVKK, from the exons ATGGATCCAAGGCTGTACCGATATGCAAACTCCGGTGATATTCACTCCCTCAAGGAGATTCTCGATAGAGATCCGAGCATGCTCCTGATGCACACTCCTCAAGGAAACACGGCTCTCCATGTTGCTGCCAGATCTGGAAAAACACCAGTTTTGGCGGAGATCTATAGTCGATGCAAGTCTCTTCTCATGGAGCCAAATTCCGAGGGAGACACTCCTCTGCATGTAGCTTCAAGGGCAGGCCAGCTATCTGTTGCAAAGTTTCTAGTCACAGAGATCACATCCGTCTCTCTTTCTCAGCTAGACATTGAAAGCGGCTGCAACTGCGGATTCGAGATGCTAAGATGGGGAAATAGAAGGAACAACACAGCCCTGCACGAAGCGATTAGAAACGGTCACTCACAAGTGGTTAGGTTGTTAATAAAGGCCGATTCTCACCTTGTACTTTACGAAAATAGTTCGGGAGAATCCCCATTGTACTTGGCTGCTAGAGGGGGCATGAAAGAGATTGTAGATTGGATCTTGACATCATGTCCTTTATCTGCTCATGGTGGATCAAATGGCCAGACGGCTTTGCATGCTGCTGTGAGTGCGAGACATCCTG GTGTAGTGAAAGCCCTCCTAAGGGCAAAGCCAGAGCTGATCAAAGAAGCTGACCACCATGGCAGGACCCCTCTTTACTATGCAGCTTTTTCTGGATGCCACAAATTGGTCCAGCAATTACTGGAGCTCAATATCTCGAGCGCACATTTAGTGGACAGAGATGGTCTTTCATCACTTCATGCAGCCGCAAGAAATGGTCATGCCAAGGTTATAAAAGAGATTATACGGCAATGCCCAGATGCTGGAGAATTGGTAGACCTAGAGGGCCAAAACATTCTTCATGTTGCAGTCCTAAGCGAGAGAGCAAATGTTGTCAGGTGCATATTGGAAACCATCGAGCTCGAGGGCCTAATAAATCAGCCTGATCACAACGGCAATACTCCTTTGCATCTGACTATCATGGAAAGGAAAAGTTGGATCGCGGCTTACCTATTGTGGGATGCAAGAGTTGATCAAACAGCCCGGAATGCAAAGGGGGATTCCTCG GTTGCGACGCTGAATTGGCGACAACTGCGCCTCCCACATCATTGGAATCTTGGTGGAGGATTTTTCCCCTGtacaaatgaacaaaaagatgGTGTCTGTAATTTAGAACAAACTTACAAGCAAAATTGTCAGACCTTACTGATGGTCGCCACACTCATCACGACCGTGACATTTGCAGCGGCTTTCACGATGCCCGGTGGTTATGACAATAACCCTGGCCCAGGCCAAGGAGTGGCCCTTCTCCGGTCGAGTGTTTTTCTCAAGTGGTTCATCATCTCCGACACTATTGCAATGACTTGCTCAATACAGGCCGCTTCCCTCATACTCTGGGGCACTGCTTTTGGCAAGAGACCTTACGTGTATTGCTACGTGATTGCAGCTTTGCTGACATGCATCGCGCTGCAGTCAACTGCTATATCGTTTTTCACAGGTGTCCAGGCTGTTTTACCTGATGAAACATATGTCCACACTATGAGCAACATAGTTGCCACTGCCTTCTATGTTAACACCTTCTTGTTTCTCTTTAGACTGGCACAGACTTTTTACTTCTCTCATATTTGCCTCCCCTTGGATTCTTGCCTTAGAAGGCTCAAGTGCATCTTTAGTTCCCGCATAGTAAAGAAATAA